A genome region from Acidobacteriota bacterium includes the following:
- a CDS encoding HD domain-containing protein has translation MWPLILIATLAGGLPLRSHRVGPIAISLPIVLLAQHLSGFPLAVACGLLARLADAHRRQRHAPLSPGRWGYELSQSAIAVTLGAVTYSWIADVGPAGMLTSIVAMLGFSLMVVGVDTALSHLRRFCVQQSAPFSRTRLWARGVEVALALATVPFLANLYSLSGGARWIWVTLFALLGFAGGVAYGRRRATRAALDETTHDVHDSIARALAHSLVVEDRELRHHLDRVRELCKALARRFSFTPPECRSLSMAAILHDVGKIAVPRRILDKPARLDADEWRQVRMHPGVGAEIISSIDFPQAVQDAVRHHHERWDGTGYPDGLAGDEIPLGARILSAVDCYDALVSDRPYRAAYTESRALDYLNEQSGHMFDPTVVEALVDHLRSNAAAVGSVEIEETDDETFSMKEREAYLCTLYDMERIADYELGEPERWTLLSANLRKWLPHRTLVVFGTDDENRLTPLFADGQAADELVGLRISSADSRMAGHSLASRRVVNCVPPETLAPRADRQTTHDLDGIAGSDGLRSLQTGIAVPLIRDGRAVGVLALYDDKDRTFGLTDERRLALLCGPFARVTRQRDDHGVPGQLPASLTDPLTGLPNARYLRVEATRRIGVETGDKPCGLIALEFDGLEQVQAHDGPETCQRATIELARRLALRTTGLETPIRIGWKTFIVLTPEHRSGHLVKRWRELTQQLEERPVLRAEGEPVVVRVIASHASWPEDGDDFETLMTLLGYRLASSRHGDRTVVPFEAKRASERLA, from the coding sequence ATGTGGCCCCTGATTTTGATCGCCACTCTGGCCGGTGGGCTTCCCCTTCGCTCCCACCGCGTGGGCCCCATCGCGATCTCGTTACCCATCGTCTTGCTGGCGCAACATCTGTCCGGTTTCCCTCTGGCCGTGGCCTGCGGGTTGTTGGCGCGGCTGGCCGATGCCCATCGTCGTCAACGCCATGCCCCACTGTCCCCGGGTCGATGGGGGTACGAGTTGTCCCAATCGGCCATCGCCGTAACGCTGGGCGCGGTGACCTACAGTTGGATCGCCGATGTCGGACCGGCCGGCATGCTGACATCCATCGTTGCGATGCTCGGGTTCTCGCTGATGGTCGTCGGCGTCGACACGGCGCTCTCGCACCTGCGACGCTTCTGTGTTCAGCAATCGGCACCGTTCTCGCGCACGCGATTGTGGGCCCGTGGTGTCGAGGTTGCCCTCGCGTTGGCCACCGTTCCGTTTCTTGCCAACCTCTACTCGCTCTCGGGAGGTGCCCGCTGGATCTGGGTCACGCTCTTCGCGCTACTCGGCTTTGCGGGTGGCGTGGCCTATGGGCGTCGACGCGCAACGCGGGCCGCCCTCGATGAAACGACCCACGACGTCCATGACTCCATCGCCCGGGCCCTGGCGCACTCGCTGGTCGTCGAGGATCGGGAGTTGCGACACCACCTCGATCGTGTCCGCGAACTTTGCAAGGCACTGGCCCGGCGGTTCTCGTTCACACCGCCGGAGTGTCGATCCCTGTCGATGGCCGCGATCCTCCACGACGTGGGGAAGATCGCCGTCCCGCGTCGGATCCTCGACAAGCCGGCCCGCCTGGACGCGGACGAGTGGCGTCAGGTGCGGATGCATCCCGGTGTCGGCGCCGAGATCATCTCGAGCATCGACTTTCCCCAGGCTGTGCAGGATGCGGTCCGACATCATCATGAACGCTGGGACGGCACCGGTTACCCCGACGGACTGGCGGGAGACGAGATCCCCCTCGGTGCCCGGATCCTCTCCGCCGTCGACTGCTACGACGCCCTCGTCTCCGACCGTCCCTATCGAGCCGCCTACACCGAGTCTCGAGCCCTGGACTACCTGAACGAACAGAGCGGCCACATGTTCGACCCCACGGTGGTTGAAGCCCTGGTCGACCATCTACGCTCCAATGCCGCCGCGGTCGGCAGCGTGGAGATCGAGGAAACCGACGACGAGACATTCTCGATGAAGGAACGGGAGGCCTATCTCTGCACGCTCTACGACATGGAGCGCATCGCCGACTACGAGCTGGGAGAACCCGAACGCTGGACACTTCTGTCCGCGAACCTGAGGAAGTGGCTACCCCATCGAACGCTGGTGGTCTTCGGAACCGACGATGAGAATCGGTTGACGCCACTGTTCGCCGACGGCCAGGCCGCTGACGAACTCGTCGGCCTGAGGATCTCGTCCGCCGACTCGCGCATGGCCGGTCACAGTCTTGCGTCGCGTCGAGTGGTGAACTGTGTCCCGCCGGAGACCCTCGCACCGAGGGCCGATCGTCAGACGACCCACGACCTCGACGGTATCGCCGGCAGCGACGGACTACGGAGCCTACAGACCGGCATCGCGGTCCCTCTTATCCGGGATGGACGGGCGGTGGGGGTTCTCGCGCTGTACGACGACAAGGATCGCACCTTCGGCCTGACCGACGAGCGACGGCTTGCGTTACTCTGCGGGCCATTCGCCCGCGTCACACGGCAGCGAGACGACCACGGGGTCCCCGGACAACTCCCGGCCTCGCTCACCGATCCGCTGACGGGGCTCCCCAACGCACGCTACCTACGTGTGGAGGCCACCCGTCGTATCGGCGTGGAGACCGGCGACAAACCGTGTGGACTGATCGCGCTGGAGTTCGACGGGCTGGAGCAGGTCCAGGCCCACGACGGTCCGGAGACCTGCCAGCGAGCCACGATCGAACTCGCTCGTCGTCTCGCGCTACGCACGACAGGTCTCGAGACGCCCATTCGCATCGGCTGGAAGACGTTCATCGTGTTGACGCCGGAACATCGTTCCGGCCACCTCGTCAAGCGTTGGCGGGAGCTGACCCAACAACTCGAGGAGCGACCGGTGTTGCGAGCCGAAGGCGAACCCGTCGTCGTTCGTGTTATCGCGTCCCACGCCAGTTGGCCCGAGGACGGAGACGACTTCGAGACGTTGATGACGCTTCTCGGGTATCGGCTCGCGTCGAGTCGGCATGGGGATCGAACCGTGGTTCCGTTCGAGGCGAAGCGGGCGAGTGAACGTCTCGCCTGA
- a CDS encoding ChaN family lipoprotein, which translates to MSRRTAPRSVSPLIARQKRAADRLRRQVMEEDGSLDHPYFRKLQRRVARFREQVSRSEMDRDLTTAGLIYIGDFHATPAAQAEAADLLRRLSLSDRPLALGVEFVYARQQRLLDRRQSGELDDATFLRRIHYREEWGYPWAGFRAVLDAARDLNVPVHALDAPPRGGYGGVAVRDEHAARRIAGLVAQDPARRWLIQFGESHLAKTHLPSLVRRRLKRHGIDTPSRVVLQNAETLYWQLVGAGLPTDRPVRIDDEAWCLFNTGPLEKYEAYRQVLDRWRGDTHHDDEIDLTPAVHHLIEVLCGWLEIRPDRKRLHHRAGWSEDLVDAFPEVYSGPEAEQLLQPIMEERGRRPAEIDEARLILDRRGALYDARSNTIFLRAYLPGAAAGVGAKFLRTALTGRLFISPDDFADDAAQRMYAHAYSEGLAQLGARLVDPASGVAGLDMVRAVRPAAGAWVGLQEAPAGEMLDYWIDLHRRFERSTATIPPRDLVVQLRQSRPLRRVLARAIGQRLGRALFAAVQDGSLGRAELRRLFARPLPPRSAARTVVRLLRRQG; encoded by the coding sequence GTGAGTCGTCGGACCGCCCCCCGGTCCGTCAGTCCGCTCATCGCACGACAGAAGCGGGCTGCTGATCGATTGCGACGTCAGGTGATGGAGGAGGACGGCTCCCTCGATCATCCCTATTTTCGAAAGCTCCAAAGACGCGTCGCACGATTCCGCGAGCAGGTGTCTCGCTCCGAGATGGATCGGGATCTAACGACGGCCGGACTGATCTACATCGGGGACTTCCACGCGACTCCGGCGGCCCAGGCCGAGGCCGCCGATCTTCTCCGCCGACTCTCTCTGTCCGATCGACCGCTCGCCCTGGGCGTCGAGTTCGTCTACGCGCGGCAACAACGCTTGCTGGACCGACGGCAGTCGGGGGAGTTGGACGACGCGACATTCCTGCGTCGCATCCATTACCGCGAGGAGTGGGGTTATCCTTGGGCCGGATTCCGCGCGGTTCTTGACGCCGCCCGCGATCTGAACGTCCCCGTGCATGCCCTCGACGCCCCGCCGCGCGGCGGCTACGGTGGCGTCGCCGTTCGCGACGAACATGCGGCGCGGCGGATCGCCGGTCTCGTGGCACAGGATCCCGCACGACGCTGGTTGATCCAGTTCGGCGAGTCCCATCTGGCAAAGACCCATCTTCCCAGTCTGGTGCGTCGCAGGCTCAAGCGTCATGGCATCGACACGCCCTCCCGCGTCGTCCTGCAGAACGCCGAGACGCTGTACTGGCAACTGGTCGGTGCGGGATTGCCTACCGACAGACCGGTACGAATCGACGACGAGGCGTGGTGCCTGTTCAACACCGGGCCCCTGGAGAAATACGAAGCCTACCGACAGGTGCTCGATCGTTGGCGTGGCGACACGCACCACGACGACGAGATCGACCTGACACCGGCGGTCCATCATCTGATCGAGGTGCTCTGTGGTTGGCTCGAGATCCGGCCCGACCGCAAGCGACTCCATCATCGCGCGGGCTGGAGCGAGGATCTCGTCGATGCGTTCCCCGAGGTCTACAGTGGCCCCGAAGCCGAGCAACTGTTGCAACCGATCATGGAAGAGCGGGGTCGGCGTCCCGCCGAGATCGACGAGGCTAGGCTGATCCTCGATCGTCGTGGAGCGCTCTACGATGCCCGTTCCAACACGATTTTCCTGCGGGCCTACCTACCGGGGGCCGCCGCGGGTGTCGGTGCCAAGTTCCTCCGTACCGCACTCACCGGTCGGTTGTTCATCTCGCCCGACGACTTCGCCGACGACGCCGCCCAGCGGATGTACGCCCATGCCTATTCCGAGGGGCTGGCCCAACTGGGGGCCCGTCTCGTGGATCCGGCCAGCGGTGTGGCGGGGCTGGACATGGTTCGTGCGGTGCGTCCGGCCGCCGGGGCGTGGGTGGGATTGCAGGAAGCCCCGGCCGGCGAGATGCTGGACTACTGGATCGATCTCCATCGACGTTTCGAACGGTCGACCGCCACGATTCCGCCACGGGACCTGGTCGTCCAGCTACGGCAGTCCCGCCCGTTGCGTCGAGTGCTGGCGCGGGCGATCGGTCAGCGGCTCGGACGCGCGTTGTTCGCCGCGGTCCAGGACGGTTCGTTGGGGCGTGCGGAGTTGCGTCGGTTGTTTGCCCGTCCGCTCCCACCGCGTTCTGCGGCCCGTACGGTCGTTCGGTTGTTGAGGCGTCAGGGCTGA
- a CDS encoding twin-arginine translocase TatA/TatE family subunit produces the protein MARLALFGTLGGPELLIIFGILILLFGARKIPDLARGLGEGIRGFRSSLRGGDDDNGGQSDKGANGS, from the coding sequence ATGGCACGCCTCGCGCTATTCGGAACCCTCGGTGGGCCGGAACTGCTGATCATCTTCGGCATCCTCATCTTGTTATTCGGTGCCCGCAAGATTCCCGATCTCGCCCGAGGTCTCGGTGAGGGGATCCGTGGTTTCCGTTCGTCCCTCCGTGGGGGCGACGACGACAACGGCGGTCAATCCGATAAAGGCGCCAACGGCTCGTGA
- the selB gene encoding selenocysteine-specific translation elongation factor produces the protein MRHLVIGTAGHIDHGKSALVHALTGTDPDRLDEEKRRGITIELGFADLPLDDTRTLSFVDVPGHERFVRHMVAGATGIEAVMLVIAADQGIQPQSREHLQICELLGVRRGVVVLTKVDLVDDDLRDVATLEVEEWLTGSFLEGAPIVPVSAKTGVGIEALRAVLADCCDAVTESGRSSVVRLPVDRAFTLRGFGTVVTGTLVGGQLQTGDELEILPSGTRARIRGLQVHRQPVEMAHAGRRVAVNLQGVHPDEVPRGSTLTRPGQMLRTRRAWARVSVGPEMPEALARNGQVRFHQGTTDGPARIRLRRVEAGGTYAAELTFDEPLALAPGDRFVLRRPSPIDTIGGGVVVDAQPPPRALTDEVTLNDPEDLAAVLVDRLRQAGSSGLEVAELSAALGVTDEELASQLDSLESAQVVGTRAIEQEAWSAAGQCLADAVGTLHEQEPLKVGFNRETVRAEAALELPQDLLRKKLDELADAGVVELTGDRVRRVGHEIRLSPAQQRIADGLTETLRAEGLEPGDPLAKVASAERPGVTALVDLLVDQGRLVRLHDGKLFHPGAIEGLKAKLKTFSEGQRSFAVGEFKELAGISRKNAIPLLEHLDATGVTRRRGDSREILL, from the coding sequence ATGCGGCACCTCGTCATCGGAACTGCCGGTCACATCGATCATGGCAAGAGCGCCCTGGTCCATGCACTGACCGGGACCGACCCCGATCGTCTGGACGAGGAGAAGCGAAGGGGCATCACGATCGAGTTGGGCTTTGCCGATCTTCCGCTCGATGACACGCGCACGTTGTCATTCGTCGATGTGCCGGGGCACGAACGGTTCGTGCGTCACATGGTGGCGGGCGCGACGGGGATCGAGGCCGTGATGCTGGTCATCGCGGCCGATCAGGGGATTCAGCCCCAGAGCCGAGAGCATCTGCAGATCTGTGAACTGCTGGGCGTTCGCCGTGGAGTGGTCGTCCTCACCAAGGTGGACCTCGTCGACGACGACCTGCGGGACGTCGCCACACTCGAGGTTGAGGAGTGGTTGACGGGTTCGTTTCTCGAAGGGGCACCGATCGTGCCGGTCTCCGCAAAGACCGGCGTGGGGATCGAGGCGTTACGCGCGGTCCTCGCCGATTGTTGCGACGCCGTGACCGAGTCCGGTCGGTCGTCTGTCGTGCGACTGCCGGTCGATCGCGCGTTCACGCTTCGTGGCTTCGGGACCGTTGTCACCGGCACGCTCGTCGGCGGACAGCTACAGACCGGCGACGAGCTGGAGATCCTGCCCTCCGGCACCCGCGCAAGGATTCGCGGCCTGCAGGTTCATCGCCAACCGGTGGAGATGGCCCACGCCGGTCGACGGGTTGCCGTCAACCTGCAGGGCGTCCACCCCGACGAGGTGCCCCGCGGCTCAACCCTGACACGACCTGGGCAGATGTTGCGCACACGTCGTGCGTGGGCGCGTGTCTCGGTGGGCCCGGAAATGCCGGAGGCCCTGGCACGAAACGGACAGGTCCGTTTTCATCAGGGCACCACCGACGGTCCGGCGCGAATCCGATTGCGCCGGGTCGAGGCAGGCGGGACCTACGCCGCCGAGTTGACGTTCGACGAGCCGTTGGCCCTGGCGCCGGGCGATCGTTTCGTGCTCCGTCGCCCGTCGCCGATCGACACCATCGGAGGCGGCGTGGTCGTCGATGCCCAGCCACCGCCGCGGGCGCTGACGGACGAGGTCACGCTCAACGATCCCGAGGATCTCGCGGCAGTCCTGGTGGATCGGCTACGACAGGCCGGGTCGAGCGGACTCGAGGTCGCGGAGCTTTCCGCCGCTCTGGGAGTCACCGATGAGGAACTGGCGAGCCAACTGGACTCCCTGGAGTCGGCGCAGGTCGTCGGCACACGGGCGATCGAACAGGAGGCCTGGTCCGCCGCCGGGCAATGTCTCGCGGATGCCGTCGGCACGCTCCACGAACAAGAACCGCTGAAGGTCGGCTTCAATCGGGAGACCGTCCGCGCCGAGGCCGCGCTGGAACTCCCGCAGGATCTCCTGCGAAAAAAGCTGGACGAATTGGCCGACGCCGGCGTCGTCGAACTGACCGGAGATCGTGTGCGGCGCGTCGGGCATGAGATCCGGCTGAGTCCGGCGCAGCAGCGCATCGCAGACGGATTGACCGAGACTCTCAGGGCGGAAGGTCTCGAGCCCGGCGACCCTCTGGCGAAGGTCGCGAGTGCCGAGCGTCCAGGGGTGACCGCTCTCGTCGATCTGTTGGTGGACCAGGGGCGGCTCGTTCGTCTCCACGACGGCAAGCTGTTCCACCCGGGGGCGATCGAGGGGTTGAAGGCCAAGCTGAAGACGTTTTCTGAGGGGCAGCGCTCCTTCGCCGTGGGGGAGTTCAAGGAACTGGCCGGGATCAGCCGGAAGAATGCGATCCCGCTCCTGGAGCACCTCGACGCCACCGGTGTGACACGTCGTCGGGGCGATTCCAGGGAGATTTTGCTCTGA